A window from Actimicrobium sp. CCC2.4 encodes these proteins:
- a CDS encoding substrate-binding domain-containing protein, with product MFKVTIHPHWEIVQGAKNSLDTTALLALLRAIEQGGSIAQAAKSVQVSYRHAWGLLKDAEVVFGQALMHTQRGRGTVLSPLAQKLLWADRRIAARLSPTLESLASELESELGKLANNTTGAVRLDASHGFAVAALLNQLHAIELPVELRYRNSTDAVTALARRECHLAGFHVPLGPFEHRAAARYLHILKDKEHCLIHLAVRRQGLFVNPDNPLHITGLDDLQRHDLRFVNRQAGSGTRALLELMLADSGIPTSAINGFQNSEFTHSAVAAYIASGMADVGFGVQTAAERFGLTFIPLVRERYFFAIEKAAMDLPLIRQVLSVIRSEAYRASVNALAGYEAGDTGKVLSLDEAFGQH from the coding sequence ATGTTCAAAGTCACCATCCATCCGCACTGGGAAATCGTGCAGGGTGCAAAAAACTCGCTCGACACGACCGCCCTGCTCGCGCTGCTACGCGCCATCGAGCAAGGTGGTTCAATTGCGCAAGCCGCCAAAAGTGTCCAGGTGTCGTATCGCCATGCGTGGGGTTTGCTCAAGGATGCCGAAGTCGTGTTCGGGCAGGCGCTGATGCATACCCAGCGCGGACGCGGCACGGTGCTGTCGCCGCTGGCGCAAAAACTGCTGTGGGCCGACCGGCGCATTGCAGCGAGGCTGTCGCCCACGCTGGAAAGTCTGGCATCGGAACTCGAAAGTGAACTCGGCAAACTGGCCAACAACACGACCGGCGCAGTGCGCCTTGATGCCAGCCACGGGTTTGCCGTGGCCGCATTGCTCAATCAATTGCACGCCATTGAATTGCCCGTCGAACTGCGCTACCGCAACAGCACCGACGCCGTCACCGCGCTGGCCCGCCGCGAATGCCATCTGGCCGGATTCCATGTCCCGCTGGGTCCGTTTGAACACCGCGCCGCAGCACGCTACCTGCATATCCTGAAAGACAAAGAGCATTGCCTGATCCATCTGGCAGTACGCCGCCAGGGCTTGTTCGTCAATCCGGACAACCCTTTGCACATCACGGGCCTGGACGATCTGCAGCGTCACGACCTGCGCTTCGTGAACCGTCAGGCCGGTTCCGGCACGCGGGCGCTACTCGAACTGATGCTGGCCGATAGTGGCATCCCGACCAGCGCGATCAATGGTTTCCAGAACAGCGAATTTACCCATTCGGCGGTGGCCGCCTACATCGCCAGCGGCATGGCCGACGTCGGCTTCGGCGTGCAGACAGCGGCCGAGCGCTTCGGCCTGACCTTCATCCCGCTGGTGCGCGAACGGTATTTTTTTGCGATCGAAAAAGCGGCGATGGATTTGCCGCTGATACGGCAGGTGCTGAGCGTGATCCGCTCGGAGGCCTATCGCGCCAGCGTCAATGCGCTGGCAGGCTACGAGGCAGGCGATACCGGCAAGGTGCTGTCACTCGACGAGGCCTTCGGCCAGCATTAA
- the rbsD gene encoding D-ribose pyranase, with translation MKKTLLLNIALSQLIASLGHGDAIVISDVGFPVPPGVPLIDLALTRGIPGLLDTLQAILTEMQVEQHVLASELALHSPDMASAIAALELPGRLTMSHADFKQHTRSARAIVRTGECTPFANIVLVAGVAF, from the coding sequence ATGAAAAAAACGCTCTTGCTCAATATCGCGCTGTCGCAATTGATCGCGTCGCTGGGGCATGGCGACGCGATTGTCATCAGCGATGTCGGTTTTCCGGTACCGCCCGGCGTACCGCTGATCGACCTTGCGCTGACGCGCGGCATCCCGGGCCTGCTCGACACGCTGCAGGCGATACTGACTGAAATGCAGGTCGAGCAGCATGTGCTGGCCAGCGAACTGGCATTGCACAGTCCGGACATGGCCAGCGCCATCGCCGCGCTGGAATTGCCCGGCCGGCTGACGATGAGCCATGCCGACTTCAAGCAGCACACGCGCAGCGCCCGCGCGATCGTGCGGACCGGCGAGTGCACGCCGTTTGCCAATATCGTGCTCGTTGCCGGGGTGGCGTTCTGA
- the rbsK gene encoding ribokinase — translation MIVVIGSINMDLVLRVPRIPAAGETLSGSAFHTIPGGKGANQAVACARLGTGSLPAVAMIGCLGDDGFGALLRAALVAEGIDVSRVSTMPGIASGVATIMVDAAGQNSIVIAGGANDLLSPVHIDAAHDLIAQASVVVLQLESPLATVEYAIRLAHQLGKIVVLNPAPAPATPLPAALLAQVDYLIPNEIEAAMLAGCAPDDIAGASAALHAQGCRNVLVTLGAKGVHAALVEGTLVFAAHPVVAVDSTAAGDTFIGGFVAALAAGAPVVEAIALGQRAAAWSVMRHGAQTSIPHRHALTDTGKPS, via the coding sequence ATGATCGTCGTCATCGGTAGTATCAACATGGACCTGGTACTGCGCGTGCCGCGCATTCCGGCCGCCGGAGAAACCCTGAGTGGCAGTGCCTTCCACACCATCCCCGGCGGCAAGGGCGCGAACCAGGCGGTTGCCTGCGCCCGCCTTGGCACCGGTAGCCTGCCGGCGGTAGCCATGATCGGCTGCCTCGGCGACGATGGTTTTGGCGCACTTCTGCGCGCGGCGCTGGTGGCCGAAGGCATCGATGTCAGCCGGGTCAGCACGATGCCGGGCATCGCCTCCGGCGTCGCCACCATCATGGTCGACGCGGCCGGCCAGAACAGCATCGTCATCGCCGGCGGGGCCAACGACTTGCTATCGCCGGTGCATATCGATGCAGCACACGATCTGATCGCGCAAGCCAGCGTCGTCGTGCTGCAACTCGAAAGTCCGCTGGCTACGGTCGAGTACGCAATCAGACTCGCGCACCAGTTGGGCAAGATCGTTGTCCTCAATCCCGCGCCGGCGCCGGCCACGCCATTGCCGGCAGCGCTGCTGGCGCAGGTCGATTACCTGATCCCGAATGAAATCGAAGCGGCGATGCTGGCCGGTTGTGCGCCCGACGATATTGCGGGCGCGAGTGCCGCGTTGCACGCGCAAGGCTGTCGCAACGTCCTCGTCACGCTGGGCGCGAAGGGTGTCCATGCCGCGCTGGTCGAAGGCACGCTGGTGTTTGCCGCGCATCCGGTGGTGGCCGTCGACAGTACCGCTGCGGGTGACACCTTCATCGGCGGCTTTGTCGCGGCGCTGGCGGCCGGCGCGCCGGTGGTCGAGGCGATTGCGCTGGGCCAGCGCGCCGCCGCCTGGAGCGTCATGCGGCATGGCGCGCAAACCTCGATTCCGCATCGCCATGCCTTGACTGACACCGGAAAGCCATCATGA
- a CDS encoding LacI family DNA-binding transcriptional regulator, with protein sequence MATIKQVAQVAGVSFTTVSHVINDTRPVSADARVRVLAAIAQLHYVPSALARSLKSQRTGTIGLIIPNNTNPYFSEVARGIEDHCYRAGYSVILCNFGDDAARQRNYLNVLLGKRCDGLIMAALAPADGELLHTKKIPVVLLDRAPRGQSFDVVDVDNVAGGVLAAQHLLAQGRRRIACIGGPQEITLSRLRIDGVRVTLADAGLSLAPALCRHADFTSMGGYQQARALLALPAAQRPDAIFCCNDLMAIGVLRAAAEAGIAVPQALAVVGFDDIDLAQFVHPALTSVAQNTRALGQLTAQCLLARIANPDLPLQQHTMTPVLHERASSLLA encoded by the coding sequence ATGGCGACTATCAAGCAAGTTGCGCAGGTAGCCGGCGTGTCGTTCACGACGGTGTCGCACGTGATCAACGATACGCGCCCGGTGAGTGCCGATGCGCGCGTGCGCGTGCTCGCGGCGATCGCCCAATTGCACTACGTGCCAAGTGCGCTGGCGCGCTCGCTCAAGAGCCAGCGCACCGGCACCATCGGCCTGATCATCCCGAACAATACCAATCCGTATTTTTCGGAAGTCGCACGCGGCATCGAGGACCATTGCTACCGCGCCGGTTACAGCGTCATCCTGTGCAATTTCGGCGATGACGCGGCGCGCCAGCGCAACTACCTCAATGTCTTGCTGGGCAAGCGCTGCGATGGCCTGATCATGGCGGCGCTGGCACCGGCTGATGGCGAACTGCTGCACACCAAAAAAATTCCGGTCGTGCTGCTGGACCGCGCGCCGCGCGGGCAATCGTTCGATGTGGTGGATGTCGATAACGTCGCCGGTGGCGTGCTGGCTGCGCAGCATTTACTGGCGCAGGGCCGGCGTCGTATTGCCTGCATAGGCGGGCCGCAAGAGATCACGCTGTCGCGCCTGCGCATTGATGGCGTGCGCGTGACGCTGGCCGACGCCGGATTGTCACTGGCACCGGCACTGTGTCGCCATGCCGACTTCACCAGCATGGGCGGCTACCAGCAGGCGCGGGCCTTGCTCGCCTTGCCGGCGGCGCAGCGCCCCGATGCGATTTTTTGCTGCAATGATTTGATGGCCATCGGCGTGTTGCGGGCTGCGGCCGAGGCCGGCATCGCGGTGCCGCAGGCACTGGCCGTGGTCGGCTTCGATGATATCGATCTGGCGCAGTTCGTTCATCCGGCACTGACCAGCGTGGCGCAGAACACCCGCGCGCTGGGCCAGTTGACCGCGCAATGCCTGTTGGCGCGAATCGCCAATCCCGACCTGCCGCTGCAGCAGCACACGATGACGCCGGTGCTGCATGAGCGCGCGTCGAGTCTGCTGGCTTGA
- a CDS encoding ABC transporter permease: protein MPQTSLQRTFAGLKNYAGLLGTLVALCVLFSFLSDYFFTLNTLRTLANDVPTLLVMAVGMTFVLIIGGIDLSVGSVMALAASIMSLAMVHWGWPVYAAGLLGMLAAASLGMVTGLISVGWRVPSFIVSLGMLEIARGMAYEVTNSRTEYIGGIVAGISAPVFMGMSPAFMAAILIVIAGQLVLTRTVLGRVWIGIGTNEEAVRLSGIDPRPSKVLVFALMGLLAGVGALFQISRLEAADPNGGVGLELQVIAAVVIGGTSLMGGRGSVISTFIGVLIIVVLEAGLAQIGVSEPLKRIVTGLVIVTAVVLDTYRRHGQRV, encoded by the coding sequence ATGCCCCAAACTTCCCTCCAGCGCACCTTCGCCGGCCTGAAAAACTATGCCGGACTGCTCGGTACGCTGGTCGCCCTGTGCGTTTTATTCTCGTTCCTGAGCGATTATTTTTTTACGCTCAATACCCTGCGCACGCTGGCCAATGACGTGCCGACCTTGCTGGTGATGGCGGTCGGCATGACCTTCGTGCTGATCATAGGCGGCATCGATCTGTCGGTCGGATCGGTGATGGCGCTGGCGGCTTCGATCATGTCGCTGGCGATGGTGCACTGGGGCTGGCCGGTGTATGCCGCCGGCCTGCTGGGGATGCTGGCCGCTGCGTCGCTGGGCATGGTCACCGGCCTGATCTCGGTGGGCTGGCGGGTGCCGTCGTTCATCGTCTCGCTGGGCATGCTGGAGATCGCGCGCGGCATGGCCTACGAGGTCACCAATTCGCGCACCGAATACATAGGCGGCATCGTCGCCGGTATCAGCGCACCGGTGTTCATGGGCATGTCGCCGGCCTTCATGGCAGCGATCCTGATCGTCATCGCCGGCCAGCTGGTGCTGACCCGCACCGTGCTCGGGCGCGTGTGGATCGGCATCGGCACCAACGAAGAAGCGGTGCGGCTGTCGGGCATCGATCCGCGACCGTCCAAGGTGCTGGTGTTTGCGCTGATGGGATTGCTGGCCGGCGTCGGTGCGCTATTCCAGATTTCGCGGCTGGAAGCGGCCGATCCGAATGGCGGTGTCGGCCTGGAGCTGCAAGTGATCGCTGCTGTCGTCATTGGCGGCACCAGCCTGATGGGCGGGCGTGGCTCGGTCATCAGCACCTTCATCGGCGTGCTGATCATCGTCGTGCTGGAAGCGGGATTGGCACAGATCGGCGTGAGCGAACCGCTCAAGCGCATCGTTACCGGATTGGTGATCGTCACGGCGGTGGTACTCGACACTTATCGCCGGCACGGTCAGCGGGTCTGA
- a CDS encoding sugar ABC transporter ATP-binding protein, with protein sequence MDTDLNANVDPLLTLSGIGKTYVQTVLQEISLSLHGGQVLALTGENGAGKSTVSKIICGLEPASAGSMLLDGRPYQPVSRSDAEAHGMRMVLQELNLIPTLSVAENLYLRQLPGRFGWINRRQLEQDARVQMARVGLTDIDPWTLVGELGIGHQQMIEIARNLIGDCRLLILDEPTAMLTHREVELLFIQIARLKAEGVALVYISHRLEELKRVADRIVVLRDGKLVCDDAIAGHSSADLVKLMVGRAADADIDLGGRTPGAPVLRVRELGRQGVVAPSSFTVHRGEIVGIAGLIGSGRTELLRLIFGADRADQGEVFVGDATVAARIGSPKDAVAAGIAMVTEDRKGQGLLLQQSIALNTTLASLPAVSRAGWLDAGAEALVATDYMQRLGIKARDAAQPVAELSGGNQQKVVMARWFYRDCPVMLFDEPTRGIDIGAKFDIYQLLVGLAREGKGLAIVSSDLRELMLVCDRILVMSAGRVVETFERATWSQDALLAAAFSGYLNTSTTPATAAN encoded by the coding sequence ATGGATACTGACTTGAACGCGAATGTGGACCCGCTGCTGACGCTGTCGGGCATCGGCAAAACCTATGTCCAGACGGTGTTGCAGGAGATCTCGCTGTCCTTGCATGGCGGCCAGGTGCTGGCCCTGACCGGCGAAAACGGTGCCGGTAAAAGTACCGTCTCGAAGATCATCTGCGGCCTCGAACCGGCCAGCGCCGGCAGCATGCTGCTAGATGGCCGGCCGTATCAGCCGGTGTCGCGTTCGGATGCCGAGGCACACGGTATGCGCATGGTGCTGCAGGAATTGAACCTGATCCCGACGCTGTCGGTGGCCGAGAACCTGTATCTGCGCCAGTTGCCCGGCCGCTTCGGCTGGATCAACCGGCGTCAGCTCGAACAGGATGCGCGGGTGCAGATGGCGCGGGTCGGACTGACCGATATCGATCCGTGGACACTGGTCGGCGAACTCGGCATCGGCCACCAGCAAATGATCGAGATCGCCCGCAACCTGATCGGCGACTGCCGGCTGCTGATCCTCGATGAACCGACTGCGATGCTGACCCATCGCGAAGTCGAACTGTTATTCATCCAGATCGCCCGCCTGAAAGCCGAAGGCGTGGCGCTGGTCTATATTTCGCACCGGCTGGAAGAACTCAAGCGGGTGGCGGATCGCATCGTCGTACTGCGCGACGGCAAGCTGGTCTGTGACGATGCAATCGCCGGCCACAGCAGCGCCGACCTGGTTAAGCTGATGGTCGGGCGCGCGGCAGATGCCGATATCGATCTCGGCGGTCGCACGCCGGGCGCGCCGGTATTGCGGGTGCGCGAACTCGGACGACAAGGCGTGGTCGCACCAAGCTCATTTACGGTGCATCGCGGCGAGATCGTCGGCATCGCCGGCCTGATCGGTTCCGGCCGGACCGAATTATTGCGTCTGATTTTCGGTGCCGACCGGGCCGATCAGGGCGAGGTCTTTGTCGGTGATGCCACCGTCGCTGCACGCATCGGCTCGCCGAAAGACGCCGTTGCAGCAGGCATCGCGATGGTCACTGAAGACCGCAAGGGGCAGGGTTTGCTGCTGCAGCAATCGATCGCGCTCAACACCACGCTGGCCAGTTTGCCGGCAGTCAGCCGCGCCGGCTGGCTCGATGCCGGTGCCGAAGCGCTCGTCGCGACCGACTACATGCAACGCCTCGGCATCAAGGCGCGCGATGCGGCCCAGCCGGTGGCCGAACTGTCCGGCGGCAATCAGCAGAAGGTCGTGATGGCACGCTGGTTTTATCGCGACTGTCCGGTGATGCTGTTCGATGAACCTACCCGTGGCATCGATATCGGTGCCAAGTTCGACATCTACCAACTGCTGGTCGGGCTGGCGCGCGAGGGCAAGGGACTGGCGATTGTCTCGAGCGACCTGCGCGAGCTGATGCTGGTGTGCGACCGCATCCTGGTGATGAGCGCCGGCCGCGTGGTCGAGACCTTCGAGCGCGCGACCTGGAGCCAGGATGCGCTGCTGGCTGCGGCGTTCAGCGGCTACCTGAACACCTCTACCACACCTGCCACTGCGGCGAATTGA